The window AGCCGTGGCCCCTCCATGCGGAAGCGGGAGCGGGAGGCAGGGGGCCCCTCGAGGGCATAGCGCAGGCCCTCCTCGGCGCCAGCGGGGTCGGTGCACCTCAGTGTCACCAGGGTGCTGCCGGGGGACACCGTCTCGGGCACCCGGGACCTGCAGCGGGGCggccagcagctcagctcccatCCCCCGTGTCCTGGGCACAGCAGAGCATCCCCCGTGCCCCACTTTCCCCCCCTCGAACTGTACACGGAGAGGGCCGGGATGCAGCTTGGCGCCCGCTGGTCTGTCCCCTGCACAGTGATGTTGAGCACGGTGGTGGCATGGTCAGTGGGGTGCAGCACGTTATAAGCCCGGATGAGCAGGCGTGCGTGGGCCACCTCCAGCTGGCAGGTGCTGCGGATCTCGCCTGTCACTGCAGGAGATGACATGGCCTTGCGACAggcatggggacggggacagggtggccctggggacctTGCTGCCCTGCTCACCCTCATCAATGGTGAAGAGTGCGGGCACTGTGGGAGCCACGATGGCATAGCGGACGTTGTCACCACTGGCGTGGACCTGTGTGACCACCTCCAAGGGGCCGGTGCCCTCCGGCACCGTCACGGCCCGCTGTGGCTCGCTGCAGGCAAGGCGGGCAGCGTGGCATGGCCTGGTGCCACCAGCACACCCCACCCGGCCCAGCCCCACTCACAGGAAGGTGACACGGGGACGGCGCGACGGCAGCACCTCCACCGTCACGACCCCGCTGCAGTTGTGCCCGTGGCGGTCCATGACCTCGATCTCCAGCCTGTATGTCTGCAGGGCAGCGCCAGGGCGGCCATGGGACAGCCCCGAGTGGCaccagggacagggatggggacagagtCAGGGGTAGGGATAGGcatagggatggggacagggatgggggagacagaggtagggatggggatgaggatagtaatagggacagggacaggaataggaatgggatggggacaggaacAGGGACAGAGACAGGAATGGGAAGGGAGACAGGGACAAGAATGGGGCTTGGGGCAGGAACAGGGGTGGGGATAGGGATGGAGATGCGGATGAGCTGGACACCAGAATGGGGATGGAAACAGGGACAAGGATGAGGACTGGGGCAGGACTCGAGATGCAGAAGGAGATGGAgccaggggtggggacagggatagAGACAGGGCTGGAGCACTCCCAGGGCGAGGGGGAGACGGGTGCCTGACGGGAGGAGCAGGACGCGGCGAGCTGCGGGCAGTGCCAGCGAGGGGCTAAGCCCAGGTGGGCTGAGAGGTGGCTGTGACAGCCCGGGGACGCTGCTGCCCACCTGGGTGTCCTTGCTGGGGTCGAAGCCACTGGCAGGCGCCAGCACCAGGCCCCGGCGGGTGAGCGCAAGCGGCGTGTCGTGGTTTCGGAGCCTGAACTGCAGAGAGACAGGCAGCGGGAGGAGGGTGGGAACATCTGTCCCCACCTCCACGCCCGGGGTCCCGCTGTCCCCAAGGCTGCTCCTGCTtgtgggggctgcaggacccTGGGGCAGCCGCCACTCACCGTCAGCCCACCGAGCGGCTGCGGCAGCACTGCGTACAGGGGCGTCCGGGGTGCCGTGTCCGCCAGCACCTGCACCATGTCTCCCCCTGTGGCACAGCAGGCTGTGGGAGCCCAGTGCCAGCTGGCACCCACGGCCCCTGCTGTCCCACACCCCCCGGCTCCTACCCGCGCTGGCAAAGGGGGCGTCACAGCGCAGCGCCTGCCCCACCGTCACCCGGACAAAGAGACGCTCTTCCACCTCATCCTCCCCAGGACAAGCAGCCCGCAGGGTCAGGGTGTACTGGTTCACCTGGCGGGCATCGAGCTCCGCACCAGCACGCAGTGTCACCTGCCACGGGGACATGGCACTCAGCAGGGTGCCCGCAGGTTCCTGCCCCACTCCCTGTTCCCCAGCCGCACCTCTGCCTGGAACGTGGCGGTGGCCACGGGATCAGCGCTGATGGCAATGGGGTTGAAGGGGTGGCCAGGCTCGATGCCGTGCAGGGTGACGTTGGGGCTGCCGCTCACATTGCTGCAGGACACGGTCACCTCGGCCACGCGGGTGCCCGGCGCCGCATCCTCGCTCAGGGCCACCACACGCGGCAGGTCAGGCAGGGCTGGCGGGAGACCCCGGGAACCGGCCTCACACCTGGCCAGTGCCACCGACGGCTTGCCCAGCCATGCTTAGggagccctgctcctgcacccgGGCACCCACGCGGGCATAGGTCTCTCTGCTGGGTGCAGCAGGGCCCATAGCACCCCGCTCTTACCTGCCGCTCTGACGAAAGTCCCTGCAAAGAGGAGAGTGTCACCCCAGCCTGCCGGGGAGGCCTCAGAGGTGCCCCCGTGACGCTCCAGAGATGCCCCAGTGGTGCTGGGATATACCCCGGCAATGCCCCCAAGGTACCCCAGTAACACCCTGGCAATGCCTCGAAGATGCCCCAGtgatgccccctccctgcccgaaCCCATCCAGGCAGCTGCCGCCCCCTCTGACCATCCTGGGGTCAGCCCCAGACACAGGGGGGCAACGGGGGGGagcctgtcccctgtccccctcctcTCGGTCCCCTACCCAGGGTCTGGTAAAGGACGCCCGCTACGCTGTGAGCCTGAAGTGCCTACCTGGGGCACggaggctgaggaggaggaggaggaaggtgaggcTTCCGTGCGTGCCCATGGCTCGCTGGCTGTTTGGGACAAGCTGGAGCCGGTTGCCACGGCTGCTGGGCACCACCCCGGTCCAGCGTCACGCCGGCCACCCGCGGCTGCCAGCCcggccccagggcagggacagggcacgGCCCCGGTGCCCGCAGCTCCCGCATGCCTCTGTCCCAGCCTCTCGCCAGCCCGCGGGTGCCAGCCCCGGCCGGCGCAGGGCAGGCGGGCGGCGACGCTCCGTGGGGTTTCGCTGCCAGGCCACGCTGCCTCGCCATGCGGCACGCTCAGGCACCGGGCAAATTAGCTCGGAGCTAATTTTTGGCCCTGCTCTCTCCTTCATTTGCAAACCAGAGCCGCTTCTCCCGGAATTCCTATTAAGCGCTATTAGCTCGCAATTAATAGGCGCTGGCGGAGCGCGGCCCCTGTGGCCGGGGTCACCCGTCCCTCCTCCAGCACTCGACCCTGTTTTGGCAGCCCGGCGGCCGCGGGTGCCTCCGCCGGCGCCCCGTAACGGGGCCGCCCTCCTTCCCGCCAAGGCTTcccggccccggcaccccccggtgcccgcggggccggggcgctgcCGACCGGGGCACCGCCGACCGGCGCCCCGTTGTCCCGCCCTCCCCGGCCGGCGCCCCGGGTCCTGCCTCGCCCGGCGGTGCCCGGTCCGGCGGTGCCCGGGTGGCGCCCGGcgcggggccccggggcggcggggcggggcggggcggggcccggggcggcggtgccggtgccggtgcgggCCGGGCTCACGTTACGGCGGCCCCATtggctgcggcggggcggggcggtgccgCCCAGGCAGcgccgggaggcggcgggcacGGCCGGGCGCTGCGCCGCGCTCCGctgccgctccgccgccgccgccaccggcACCAGCACCGGCGGGaccgggagcggggccgggccgggcatGCACAGCGCCCGCCCGGACGCCTGCCCGGGCCAGCTCGGCGCCGACCGGGTGAGTGCCGCCGCGGGCACCGGGAGGGGACGAGGGGACGGGGCCacccctccccgcgccccgccgcacCGCCTGGGCATTGCTGTGATGTCAGGGCACTGCCAGTGACATCAGCGCCGTGACATCATGCGCAAGGCCAAGGCGGCGCGGGGGACGCGGGCGTCCGGTGGGACGCGGGCGACCGGTGGGGGCACGGGTGGCCATGGGATGCGGGTGGCCGGGGCCACGGTGTCCGGCCGTCAGGGTGCCAGCCGCACCGCCACCCTGGAGCTGCCGccctgccgcccgccgcggctGCCCCGAGGGGGCCCGGCGGTGACAGGGTGGCCCAGCCGGCTcccccgggcccgccgcccgccTACCCAGCTCCCCGCGGCTGGGTGCGCCGGTGTCCCCAGCCAGCGCCGGGACCGGGCGGCCCGGAGCGGTGGTGGCACGTTGCCAGCAGGGTTGGCTGAGGGGGTCCCAGCCAGCGGGGCGagggggacggggagcgggaCAGGGACCGGGCCGGGGAcggggatggagaggaggacAGCCCGGCCGGCAGCTCTGTCAGGGCCGGCCGGAGGGGGCCGGTTTACCGGGACGGGGGAGCGATCCCTCCTGCTCGCTCGGCTTCCCGTGGCTCCAGCGCGGAAAGGAAAGCGGACGTAACACCCTGCTTTTGGGTCCAGACAATAGGAATTCAAGAGCGAGGAGCGGCCCGGCCGCGGGAGCCAGCCGCCCCTTCCagcgcccgcccggccgcgctccGTTCGGCCCTgtctgccccggcccccccgcgctccccgctGCTTTGGGGGGCCCTGGGCGCAGGCCTGGCTGCACCCTGACGCCAGCCGGGGTGTCCCCGGCTGGAGGGCACAGGGTGGGTGGGGTGGCCCTGCCAACGCGTGGGGGGAgcgccccgccccggcacccGTGGCTGCCCGGGGGCCGCAGCTGGCCCCGCGCCGCCGAGCAGGGTCCCGCCGGTGGGGTGTCCCGgctgccgccccgccggggaggggggaaccgggggggggacggggggagtGCAGCAAGGGCGCCCGGCTCCTACGTGCCGTGGCCCTGTGTCATTTCCCGCAGGCACGGCCGGGGCTGGGTGCCTGCTTGCTCACCCGACATGCCGCTGCACGCTGGCCTGCTCCGCGCAGGAGCCGCCGGAAAGCagggcccggggctgcgggcaaGCCGGGACCtgcgccccgctccccgctccccgccgcacGCCCGGCTCTGCGAGGAagcccccgcggggccggggccggggccggggccggggccggggccgggccggggggcggcggcgctgaCCTGCCCTTTCCCCGCAGCGGTGCCGGCGGGAggcggggccgcccgcgggcGCACATGCCCGGCACGCGGCCGGCGTCGCAGCAGCCCGGgggcgccgggcccggcccccgccccgccccgccgcggcccagCTCGGCGGCGGACTCGGCCTGCGGCTTGGAGCCGggcggcgaggaggaggagcggggggcccggccgcccgctcccccccggCCAGCGAGCGCAGCCTGGAGTTCGACTCGGGGTACTCGGAGGCCTCGGGGGGCACctggcgggaggaggaggaggaggaggaggaggaggaggaggcggcgccCGTGCGGCGCCGGCACCCGCCGCCCTGCCAGCGGGCACACCGGCTctccgccggccccgccgccccgccgcccgcccccgcccgccgcgcccgccccaAATCCACCTCGGACGCCTGCCTGGAGCAGTGGCGGGCGCCGGAGCCGGCCGAGACGCGGGACTGGACCGTGGCGCTGCTGTCGCAGAGCCGGAACCGGCAGCCCCTGGTGCTGGGGGACAACTGCTTCGCCGACCTGGTGGAGAACTGGATGGACCTGCCCGAGGTGGGCGCCGAGCCCCGGCGCCGAAGCCCCGCCGAGCCTTCCCGCCGGCTGGCCAAGCCCCCCGCCTTCCTGCTCAGCCTCTCGGGCAACGTGCGCCGCAAGCTGGCCAGCAtggcccggccccggggggccgAGGGCGCCCGGCCGGGGGGCCGCGAAGCCACCAAGCGCTTCTCCTGCCCGCTGGGGCTGGGCGGGCAGCCCAAGGGCGCCTGCTTCCACCAGTCCCACAGCAACATCGCCCAGCTGGCCACGGACTTCCACCGCTTCACTGCCCTCATGAACAGCCGCAGCCGCCAGCCCATCATCTGCAACGACGTTATCGGCTACATTTAGCCCTGCCCgcctctgcctgcaccctcctCCGCTGTAAATAAACCCCGGTTTTGTACGGTACGGGCGCAGCAGCGTttatgggggaggggggaactgCCTGCACCCCAACGCTGGGCAGGGGTGGAGGTTGCGACGAGGCCCGATGCATCGGAGCGCATCCTGCAGCTTTTATTGCACGGGGTGAGGGGTGCTGGCCCCCCGCTCAGGGtagggagcagaggaggggggGGCGGGCATCTTCGGCCTCAGCATCCTCTCCCTCGCACACATAGTACAGCTCCAGCTCCCGCTGCCGTGGCTCCCCGGCATCCTCCAGGTTCTCCAATAACCTGTAGCAGGGAAAGGGGGTTTTGGGGATGCTGGCTTGTGCCCCCAGCCATGGCCGGGCTAagggccccccccggggcgcccggccaggctgggggggatGCAGGGGCCGGCAGCGAGGGGCCGGGCAGGGGTCCCGCCACGGGAAGCGCTGCCGGCAGGATGTTTAtccagcagctggctgggagctgcGCTGCAGCTGGAGTGGCTCAGGGTGGAGGGAGCGGGGTCTGgcagcccccccggggcagGATTGGGCCCCAGAGCCAGGGACCTACCTCTGCGCCCGCTGCCGGGCCCGTgtctcttcatcctcctccctgTCGTACAGCACGGTGTGGCCGCGCAGGAGCATGGTCACGGTCCAGCCGTGTGTCCTCTGCAAGAGGTGGGTGTCAGGATCCAGCCGGGCACCCCCCAGGGTGAcccagctgggtgctgcccGCAGCAGGCTCACCTGCAGCCAGTCCAGCACCTCCTGCACCGTCATCTCCTGCCCGTCTGCGCCGACTGCCCGCAGCTCCAGCTGGTCCCAGCAGCTCCACTCCCGCCCGCCATACTGCAAGGGGGAGCACGGGGTAGCAGCCGGCACTGGCACCCCACACCccggctgcccagccccacggggcaGGGACCGGTGGGGCACAAGGGCCGGGGTACAGCAGGGCAGGCAAAGGGACCGGTCTGagggcagggggacgggggcACCACCGTGGTCcaggggcagtgggggggggacgacaaccatctccccagcactgctggagtCCAGGGGCACCCAGGGGCACAGCCATCCCCCTGGCACTGCTGGGTCTAGGGGGCGATAGGAGCACCGCCATCCCCCCCCCGGCACCACCAGGGTCcaggggcagtggggggcacCTCTGCCCCCCCCAGTACTGCAAGGGCCAGGGTTGGCGTggggccggcgctgcccccagccccgggccaGGAAGAGCGCACAAAGGGCCATTGAAGCGCTGCCCAGGCCCACACAATCGCCTCTTCTCACGCCTGTGGCCCCCCGACCCCGGCTCTGGCCCGAGGGGGCCAGCGAGGCGCCAACCTTGGGGCCGAGCGCTGGATACGGTCCCACGCCGTCTGGCACGGCCGCCCTGCCATCTGCCCTcgctgcaggcagccccaggcccTGCCCAGGGCTAGcgctggccccggccccgctcgggAAGGGGCGTTCGCACCTGGccgctctcccctcctgccttctgctgccttctcacctcctgccttctgctgcctgcacttATCCCACCGGGGTGGAAAGGGCTTAACCCCATCCTCGCCGGGGCGGCACGAACCCAGGCGATTGCCCAGCGCAGAGGGAATGCCAGTGCCTGTCCCAGCGCCCCGGAAAGCCCGTCCCGCTGGCTGAGGCTGCCCCCCAAGGCGGGCTCCCGGGCCCCTGTGGGACCGCAGGTCACGCCAAGCGGGCCCGTGGGACGTGTGCTGCCACCACGGCCAAGCGTCCGGGCACGTCCTCGCCGCGTGACGCGGAGGTGCCAGGCGCTGCTGCGGTGACCTGAGGGCACGGCCGGCCCCGGCAGCATCCTCCAGGGAGGGATGGTGCCAACCTGGGGGCACCGTGGCCAGGACGGCACGGGGCCGGGCAGCCTGTGGGGCGCGAGGAGGCCGTGGGGCGGCCGGGAAGCCCGAAGCAGCGCCAGAGCCGGCGCGAGGCGGTGGAAGCGgctccctccccctcttcctGCCCCCGGCCCTGGGCCCCCCGGGCCAATCTGGTTCCAATCGGCGCTTCCTGCCGCGCCGGAAGGGCTGCCTCGCACGCCATAAACCCCCAGACAAAGGGGCCTCTATCGTCCAGACGGTCCCAATCTGGGTCTGCCCCGCCcccgctctccctccccagcagaggGGCTGTGGCCAGGCCCTCCGctgccgggacccccggccctGCTCCCCCCGGGCAGCCCTTCCCGGCCCGGTGCCAGCTGCTCTCCgcctgctgcagctggtttcCATAAGCCAGATGTAGGCGGCTGCCGTGGCCCCCCGCCCTCTGGCTGCGGGGCTCGCTGTGGGGCCCAGTgtggggcggcggggctgcctcAGCCCCACGGGCGCCCCAGAGCGTCCCGGTTGGGCCCGAAGCCGGGGCGAACAGGACCGCGGTGGCGGCTCAGTGCCAGGGGTCGGCCGCAGGAAGGAACCGGTTCCTCGCTGCCATGCCTGGCCCACCGCGGGACCCCGATCCATTTCCAGAGCCccacagccagggctgcccctcCTGCATGGCCACCTCCTTGCTCCTGGGCCCCCCTGGCATCGCCCCACAGCGGCTGCCGCTGGGAGCTGGGGCACCCCGAGACCCCTGGGCGTCCCCCACCTGCACTGCCCCTGGGGAGAGGGTCCTACCCGGTAGGTGGGGGGCGGCAGGGGCTGGACGCGGAGCAGCAGGCAGTTGGACAAGCAGAGGTTGCTGTTGCGGTAGCAGCTGGGGTCCCGGCACCCCCACACCAGCTTGTAGACCTCCAGGCACGCCAGCCCGGCCACAGCTGCCGTGGTGGTGATGATGGCAGGCACGATCCGCCCGGCGATCCGCTTGCTCTGAGGACAGGAGGGGTATCACCAGCTGCCCCACATGGGATGGGGACCCGCAGCCCCGCAGGCTGTCCCCCTCACCGTCAGCCAGTCGGCAGGGGGGATGCCGTAGTTCTCTGCGCGCAGGTTGGATGCCGCCATGATGAAATCTATGTGGGTGTTGTTGTCCTGCAGGGAAGAGCGCGGGGACATCAGCCTCCCGTGGGGCCATCGGCGTCCTGTGGGGACTAACAGCCACCAAACCCCCCAAGCTGAGCAGAGccgcctgcccggccccgggtACCTTCTCGAAGTGGATGGGCTCCATCATGGGCACTTGTGCCTCCTCACCCCCTACCAGCTCCTGTCTCCGCTGCACCAGGTCCTGGGTGAGCTCCGCCAACCGCCTGTGGTCTGGGGGCACAGGAACCCCTGGGGTGGTACCCCTGCACCGTGGCACTGTGCGGGGCACGGCACGGTGCCCCCCCTCTCGGTCTGGGTcctcctgggtgctggggcagggacgaGCGGCACCGCAGCCCCACCGCCACCAGGCTG of the Ciconia boyciana chromosome 11, ASM3463844v1, whole genome shotgun sequence genome contains:
- the CDHR4 gene encoding LOW QUALITY PROTEIN: cadherin-related family member 4 (The sequence of the model RefSeq protein was modified relative to this genomic sequence to represent the inferred CDS: inserted 1 base in 1 codon; substituted 1 base at 1 genomic stop codon) — encoded protein: MRELRAPGPCPVPALGPGWQPRVAGVTLDRGGAQQPWQPAPACPKQPASHGHARKPHLPPPPPQPPCPRXALQAHSVAGVLYQTLGWGDTLLFAGTFVRAAALPDLPRVVALSEDAAPGTRVAEVTVSCSNVSGSPNVTLHGIEPGHPFNPIAISADPVATATFQAEVTLRAGAELDARQVNQYTLTLRAACPGEDEVEERLFVRVTVGQALRCDAPFASAGGDMVQVLADTAPRTPLYAVLPQPLGGLTFRLRNHDTPLALTRRGLVLAPASGFDPSKDTQTYRLEIEVMDRHGHNCSGVVTVEVLPSRRPRVTFLEPQRAVTVPEGTGPLEVVTQVHASGDNVRYAIVAPTVPALFTIDEGEQGSKAMSSPAVTGEIRSTCQLEVAHARLLIRAYNVLHPTDHATTVLNITVQGTDQRAPSCIPALSVSRVPETVSPGSTLVTLRCTDPAGAEEGLRYALEGPPASRSRFRMEGPRLQLCRAPWLCGTPQLYRAPWLCLTXPVLAWQVNSTLDYDSEAVAAVGFQFTATVVVTAGGQPPRSTFVPVFVTVMPINEFTPACPSGAAFTVLETAAFGSTVGRVAGTDRDYPLDSLEYSLEGGPGPAQPFSIDMRTGQIRVVGPLDSQRHKSYRLTVRLTDTRNDLDPAKRRSRLCDVAVRLQAVPDQAPVCSPEVQELRMTARLGGRQPVTRLACQGSPDGAALAYAVAGGNEDGRFQLEGNTLFYLPDDLAEPRTFVLLVEVWGGPGVPRRSTVVALVVHIIPPSTPVPPSTTTRHMTLRKEPLVVMRTEAAWHPPAWFVAVLTVSGALLLAALGCVARSLLCSNQDPDKTLGKSFWDVAEQRGGKEEWSRPHAGSPVSVCHGGEGGHPAGGTGGHPGALAPSPVSPLHRDSSMAVPGTRAPAGTISSTA
- the INKA1 gene encoding LOW QUALITY PROTEIN: PAK4-inhibitor INKA1 (The sequence of the model RefSeq protein was modified relative to this genomic sequence to represent the inferred CDS: inserted 3 bases in 2 codons); amino-acid sequence: MHSARPDACPGQLGADRRCRREAGPPXRAHMPGTRPASQQPGGAGPGPRPAPPRPSSAADSACGLEPGGEEEERGXPAARSPPASERSLEFDSGYSEASGGTWREEEEEEEEEEEAAPVRRRHPPPCQRAHRLSAGPAAPPPAPARRARPKSTSDACLEQWRAPEPAETRDWTVALLSQSRNRQPLVLGDNCFADLVENWMDLPEVGAEPRRRSPAEPSRRLAKPPAFLLSLSGNVRRKLASMARPRGAEGARPGGREATKRFSCPLGLGGQPKGACFHQSHSNIAQLATDFHRFTALMNSRSRQPIICNDVIGYI